One segment of Triticum aestivum cultivar Chinese Spring chromosome 2A, IWGSC CS RefSeq v2.1, whole genome shotgun sequence DNA contains the following:
- the LOC123186379 gene encoding uncharacterized protein, with protein sequence MVRGSGKGMERGSSKEMEKGSGKEIDWESWEIKDRMKEMVSVGRERNNVLDSLTPSLSGWRRIHKGESSKWSWMTVGKAAKETESDLMDSSTMELPEKELDNILQGMEQLGHRMLSMAYLLRKPGVPSISPHMVTELINATSNLRRTTEDFYQDTDAAESWSGESEGEGDDEVEGDDKGEMQKEDGIPGEISNLTKYLRFSSHYENKLALIVGEDEDEDEDEDEDEDEDEDEDEDEDEAKDRSTLEYLKKEIADEQESFGDEYDCWERVWGSKIGGCGGLEDTTTLSPMHFTHCTPGVVPHPAAVAGNTLLIYSIRILRKHLDMTVKPLKWPLKVYGVVAARDTVDHNRNILFSRSRLNYQKLGEDDSFLCLTGPSRAIFGVGPVDFEVDLKINEGAEEDTTLISSCYHHRPRRLLKGSSYSEIIRGCWCDVELIYEELDTPLQATIVGVHVVEGGWPFKYGCRVACSWSAATGTIGATRREVVLLDYRGENMPVGSDDYLHLPRNVVPVELQGTLRLVIQAYPEPDFRPVKGHVDFCIQHCQTSSLQCEVGNSTVEITVAWSLLVKEKLELLLEGYAAGRD encoded by the exons ATGGTGAGGGGGTCCGGCAAAGGGATGGAGAGAGGATCCAGCAAGGAGATGGAGAAGGGATCCGGCAAGGAGATCGACTGGGAATCCTGGGAGATTAAGGACCGGATGAAGGAGATGGTATCCGTGGGGAGGGAGCGCAACAACGTCCTTGATTCTCTTACACCTAGCCTTTCTGGGTGGAGGCGGATACACAAAGGCGAAAGCAGCAAATGGTCGTGGATGACCGTTGGAAAGGCCGCCAAGGAAACGGAATCTGACTTGATGGACTCGAGCACAATGGAGCTACCTGAGAAAGAATTGGACAACATCTTGCAAGGTATGGAGCAGTTGGGCCACCGGATGCTCTCTATGGCATATCTCTTGCGCAAACCAGGTGTCCCCAGCATCTCGCCTCACATGGTCACCGAGTTGATTAATGCTACATCCAATTTGAGGCGAACTACTGAGGATTTCTACCAAGATACTGATGCTGCTGAGAGTTGGAGTGGTGAGAGTGAGGGTGAGGGTGATGACGAGGTTGAGGGTGATGACAAGGGTGAGATGCAGAAGGAGGATGGGATTCCTGGTGAAATCTCCAATCTTACTAAATACTTGAGGTTTTCCTCTCATTACGAGAACAAGTTGGCGCTGATtgtgggcgaggacgaggacgaggacgaggacgaggacgaggacgaggacgaggacgaggacgaggatgaggacgaggacgaggctAAGGATAGATCCACATTGGAGTATCTCAAAAAAGAGATAGCCGATGAACAAGAAAGTTTCGGCGATGAATATGACTGCTGGGAACGTGTATGGGGTAGCAAGATTGGAGGGTGCGGTGGCTTGGAAGATACAA CCACATTGAGCCCTATGCACTTTACACACTGCACACCTGGTGTTGTCCCACACCCTGCTGCTGTTGCGGGGAACACCTTGTTGATCTACTCCATCAGGATTCTAAGAAAACACTTGGATATGACAGTCAAACCCTTGAAATGGCCGCTCAAAGTGTACGGTGTGGTTGCTGCTCGAGACACAGTGGACCACAACCGCAACATTCTCTTCTCTCGATCAAGGCTAAACTACCAAAAACTCGGTGAAGAT GATTCCTTTTTATGCTTGACTGGTCCGTCTCGTGCAATTTTTGGTGTCGGACCCGTTGACTTTGAAGTTGACCTGAAAATAAATGAGGGAGCTGAAGAAGATACAACATTGATCAGTTCTTGCTACCACCACCGCCCAAGAAGATTACTCAAAGGTAGTAGTTACTCTGAAATCATCCGTGGATGCTGGTGTGATGTAGAATTAATCTATGAGGAGCTTGATACACCACTCCAGGCCACCATTGTGGGTGTTCACGTTGTTGAAGGGGGGTGGCCTTTCAAATATGGATGCAGAGTTGCTTGCTCCTGGTCTGCTGCAACAGGGACTATTGGTGCTACCCGTAGGGAAGTTGTTTTGCTTGATTATCGTGGTGAAAATATGCCTGTAGGATCAGATGATTATCTTCATTTGCCGAGAAACGTTGTTCCCGTGGAGTTACAAGGAACACTGAGGCTTGTCATACAGGCTTACCCAGAACCTGATTTTCGACCCGTAAAGGGTCATGTAGACTTCTGTATCCAACATTGCCAAACAAGCAGCCTACAATGTGAAGTTGGTAACTCTACAGTGGAGATTACTGTTGCTTGGTCCCTCCTTGTAAAAGAGAAGCTGGAGCTGTTACTGGAGGGCTATGCTGCTGGGCGTGATTGA